The following coding sequences are from one Lasioglossum baleicum chromosome 18, iyLasBale1, whole genome shotgun sequence window:
- the Gtpx1 gene encoding glutathione peroxidase-like 1 isoform X2 — MSGNENYKEAKSIYDFTATSIKGAEVPLSSYKDHVCLIVNVASKCGLTPTNYKELNELYDEYAESKGLRILAFPCNQFNGQEPGGSEEICSFANREKVKFDLFEKINVNGDDAHPLWKYLKKEKGGTLGNFIKWNFTKFIVDKEGKVVERHGPNVEPSKLKTNLEKYF, encoded by the exons ATGAGCGGAAACGAGAACTACAAGGAGGCGAAATCCATCTACGATTTCACCGCGACGTCCATCAAAGGAGCGGAGGTCCCTTTATCCAG CTACAAAGATCACGTATGCCTGATCGTAAACGTGGCGTCGAAGTGTGGCTTAACACCGACGAACTACAAAGAGTTGAACGAGCTGTACGACGAGTACGCCGAGTCGAAAG GTTTACGAATCCTGGCCTTCCCTTGCAATCAGTTCAATGGACAAGAGCCAGGAGGCAGCGAGGAAATATGCAGCTTCGCCAACCGAGAAAAG GTGAAGTTTGACCTATTCGAGAAGATCAACGTGAACGGCGATGACGCACATCCGCTATGGAAATATCTGAAGAAGGAGAAGGGAGGGACCCTGGGCAACTTCATCAAGTGGAACTTCACCAAGTTCATCGTGGACAAGGAAGGCAAAGTGGTCGAGCGACACGGGCCCAACGTGGAGCCGAGCAAACTGAAAACCAATCTCGAGAAATACTTCTAA
- the Gtpx1 gene encoding glutathione peroxidase-like 1 isoform X1 — protein sequence MHFIKLALPMGFTQVIRTFSVAAAAMSGNENYKEAKSIYDFTATSIKGAEVPLSSYKDHVCLIVNVASKCGLTPTNYKELNELYDEYAESKGLRILAFPCNQFNGQEPGGSEEICSFANREKVKFDLFEKINVNGDDAHPLWKYLKKEKGGTLGNFIKWNFTKFIVDKEGKVVERHGPNVEPSKLKTNLEKYF from the exons ATGCATTTTATAAAATTGGCGCTGCCGATGGGCTTTACTCAAGTTATCCGAACATTCTCAG TTGCAGCAGCAGCCATGAGCGGAAACGAGAACTACAAGGAGGCGAAATCCATCTACGATTTCACCGCGACGTCCATCAAAGGAGCGGAGGTCCCTTTATCCAG CTACAAAGATCACGTATGCCTGATCGTAAACGTGGCGTCGAAGTGTGGCTTAACACCGACGAACTACAAAGAGTTGAACGAGCTGTACGACGAGTACGCCGAGTCGAAAG GTTTACGAATCCTGGCCTTCCCTTGCAATCAGTTCAATGGACAAGAGCCAGGAGGCAGCGAGGAAATATGCAGCTTCGCCAACCGAGAAAAG GTGAAGTTTGACCTATTCGAGAAGATCAACGTGAACGGCGATGACGCACATCCGCTATGGAAATATCTGAAGAAGGAGAAGGGAGGGACCCTGGGCAACTTCATCAAGTGGAACTTCACCAAGTTCATCGTGGACAAGGAAGGCAAAGTGGTCGAGCGACACGGGCCCAACGTGGAGCCGAGCAAACTGAAAACCAATCTCGAGAAATACTTCTAA